A genomic segment from Alistipes senegalensis JC50 encodes:
- a CDS encoding DUF4919 domain-containing protein translates to MKQLLLLLLLIPALAAAKVPDEDNIIDRTMDSESPYYYPALMLRYNAGDATLTDEDYHYLYYGYAYQDDYKPLATNPDLDKMLMLVSGLDPEKPDVATLESMISMGTDALKRDPFSPKILNLMSFAYGGLGDEVREKAYSNRMNGVIRTILASGDGFTQKTPRHVLMFDHALDVLAAEGLSYGKARIVSRTVEFVPLTGPYVVEGKKRKGFYFDFGRVYWNKPEGYTYKRDRTWQFNNLKPRTYK, encoded by the coding sequence ATGAAACAACTGCTGCTTCTGCTGCTCCTGATTCCGGCGCTGGCCGCCGCCAAAGTCCCCGACGAGGACAACATCATCGACCGGACGATGGATTCGGAATCGCCCTACTACTATCCGGCGCTGATGCTGCGCTACAACGCGGGCGACGCGACGCTGACCGACGAGGATTACCACTATCTTTATTACGGATACGCCTATCAGGACGACTACAAGCCGCTGGCCACGAATCCCGATCTGGACAAGATGCTGATGCTGGTCTCGGGCCTCGATCCCGAGAAACCCGACGTGGCGACGCTGGAGTCGATGATCTCGATGGGCACCGACGCCCTGAAGCGCGATCCGTTCAGCCCCAAGATCCTCAACCTGATGTCGTTCGCCTACGGAGGGCTGGGCGACGAGGTGCGCGAGAAAGCCTATTCGAACCGCATGAACGGCGTGATCCGCACGATCCTCGCCTCGGGCGACGGATTCACGCAGAAAACCCCGCGCCACGTGCTGATGTTCGACCATGCGCTCGACGTGCTGGCCGCCGAGGGGCTCTCCTACGGCAAGGCCCGCATCGTCAGCCGCACGGTGGAGTTCGTGCCGCTGACGGGTCCCTATGTCGTCGAGGGTAAGAAACGCAAGGGATTCTATTTCGACTTCGGCCGCGTCTACTGGAACAAGCCCGAGGGCTACACCTACAAACGCGACCGCACGTGGCAGTTCAACAACCTCAAACCCCGCACCTACAAATGA
- the dapA gene encoding 4-hydroxy-tetrahydrodipicolinate synthase, translating to MLRHKLSGVGAAMITPFTADSRVDYKALARMIDYVIEGGVDYIVALGTTAETPTLYMPERAVIAMFITNHIAGRVPLVMGCGGNSTSEVLDQLREFDLRGADAILSVTPYYNKPSQEGLYQHFRTVSEHSPLPVILYNIPGRTGVNMTSETTLRIARDFENVIGVKEASGDIEQMQRILDNRPEGFLVLSGDDGITIPLMRRGGDGVISVVANVFPERFMSCVNHAKAGDFDTAEREYAQLDEAVKALFEEGNPVGVKCALSVMGRIGDTMRLPLVAGSEKLRAKFKRLIAEYDLR from the coding sequence ATGCTACGACACAAACTTTCCGGCGTGGGCGCCGCGATGATAACCCCCTTCACGGCAGACAGCCGCGTGGATTACAAGGCGCTGGCCCGCATGATCGACTACGTGATCGAAGGCGGCGTGGACTACATCGTCGCCCTGGGCACCACGGCCGAAACCCCGACCCTCTATATGCCCGAACGCGCCGTGATCGCCATGTTCATCACCAACCACATCGCCGGCCGCGTGCCGCTGGTGATGGGCTGCGGCGGCAACTCCACGTCGGAGGTGCTGGACCAGCTGCGCGAATTCGACCTGCGCGGCGCCGATGCCATACTCAGCGTGACGCCCTATTACAACAAGCCGTCGCAGGAGGGGCTGTACCAGCATTTCCGCACCGTATCGGAACATTCGCCCCTGCCGGTGATCCTCTACAACATCCCCGGGCGCACGGGCGTCAACATGACCTCCGAAACCACGCTGCGCATCGCCCGCGACTTCGAGAACGTCATCGGCGTCAAGGAGGCTTCGGGCGACATCGAACAGATGCAGCGCATCCTCGACAACCGTCCCGAGGGCTTCCTCGTGCTGTCGGGCGACGACGGCATCACCATTCCCCTGATGCGCCGCGGCGGCGACGGGGTGATCTCGGTGGTGGCCAACGTTTTCCCCGAACGCTTCATGAGCTGCGTGAACCACGCCAAGGCGGGAGATTTCGACACCGCCGAACGCGAATACGCGCAACTGGACGAAGCGGTCAAGGCGCTCTTCGAGGAGGGCAACCCCGTAGGCGTGAAATGCGCCCTTTCGGTGATGGGACGCATCGGCGACACGATGCGCCTGCCGCTCGTGGCCGGATCGGAAAAACTCCGCGCGAAATTCAAAAGGCTCATCGCCGAATACGATTTGCGCTGA
- the ligA gene encoding NAD-dependent DNA ligase LigA, whose product MVRERIEELRRQLELHNFKYYVENAPEISDFEFDAMMRELQELERAHPEFADPNSPSVRVGSDLTAEFQTVRHRYPMLSLGNTYSLDELHEFIARIERETGPTDYVCELKFDGTAISLTYEHGRLVRAVTRGDGVQGDDVTANVRTVRTVPLRLRGEGWPDHFEIRGEILMPYASFDRLNAEREANGEQLFANPRNAAAGTLKQQSSAVVARRGLDCTLYQLAGDELPFTTHWESLEKAREWGFKVSDAARICRSAAEIDAFIEHWDTARRELPFPTDGVVIKVNDFAVRRQLGFTAKAPKWAVAYKFKAEQALTRLDSVSFQVGRTGAVTPVANLEPVLLAGTTVRRATLHNAEQMAQLDIRPGDMVYVEKGGEIIPKIIGVDLSQRPADSRPFEYITVCPECGTPLVRYEGEAKHYCPNQGGCRPQIIGRIIHFIRRKALDIEGLGEETVELLYENGLVRDVADLYDLRAEQLAPLPRLGEKSADNIIRSIERSKQVPFQRVLFGLGIRFVGETTAKYLAEHFRSLDAVMKATREELVEADEVGGRIADAIIEYFAEDENLRIIRRLRDAGLQFEAEARELASESLAGKTFVVSGKFSRSRDEMKELIEMHGGKNLAAVSGNVDYIVAGENMGPAKLKKAEKLGVKIISEEEFFAMIEGGSPAEKAAQQELF is encoded by the coding sequence ATGGTACGCGAACGAATCGAGGAGCTGCGCCGTCAGCTCGAACTGCATAACTTCAAGTATTACGTCGAAAACGCCCCCGAAATCTCGGACTTCGAATTCGACGCGATGATGCGCGAGCTTCAGGAGCTGGAACGCGCGCATCCCGAATTCGCCGATCCCAATTCGCCGTCGGTGCGGGTCGGCAGCGACCTCACGGCGGAGTTCCAGACCGTCAGGCACCGCTACCCGATGCTGTCGCTGGGCAACACCTACTCGCTGGACGAACTGCACGAATTCATCGCCCGCATCGAACGCGAGACCGGCCCCACGGACTACGTCTGCGAGCTGAAATTCGACGGCACGGCCATCTCGCTCACCTACGAGCACGGACGCCTCGTGCGCGCCGTGACGCGCGGCGACGGCGTGCAGGGCGACGACGTGACGGCCAACGTGCGCACGGTGCGCACGGTGCCCCTGCGCCTGCGGGGCGAGGGATGGCCCGACCATTTCGAAATCCGGGGCGAGATCCTGATGCCCTACGCCTCGTTCGACCGCCTCAACGCCGAGCGCGAGGCCAACGGCGAACAGCTCTTCGCCAACCCCCGCAACGCCGCCGCCGGAACGCTCAAGCAGCAGTCGTCGGCCGTGGTGGCCCGGCGCGGACTGGACTGCACGCTCTACCAGCTGGCGGGCGACGAACTGCCTTTCACGACCCACTGGGAGAGTTTGGAAAAGGCCCGCGAATGGGGCTTCAAGGTCTCGGATGCGGCGCGCATCTGCCGCAGCGCTGCTGAGATCGACGCATTCATCGAACATTGGGACACGGCGCGGCGCGAACTCCCCTTCCCGACGGACGGCGTGGTGATCAAGGTCAACGACTTCGCCGTGCGGCGCCAGCTGGGATTCACGGCCAAGGCCCCGAAATGGGCCGTGGCTTATAAGTTCAAGGCCGAACAGGCCCTGACGCGCCTCGACAGCGTGTCGTTCCAGGTGGGGCGCACGGGAGCCGTGACGCCCGTGGCCAACCTCGAACCGGTGCTGCTCGCCGGAACCACCGTGCGGCGCGCCACGCTGCACAACGCCGAACAGATGGCCCAGCTGGACATCCGCCCGGGCGACATGGTCTACGTCGAGAAGGGCGGCGAGATCATCCCGAAGATCATCGGCGTAGACCTCTCGCAGCGTCCCGCCGACAGCCGGCCGTTCGAATACATCACCGTGTGCCCCGAATGCGGCACGCCGCTGGTGCGCTACGAGGGCGAGGCCAAGCACTACTGCCCCAATCAGGGCGGATGCCGGCCCCAGATCATCGGCCGCATCATCCACTTCATCCGCCGCAAAGCCCTCGACATCGAGGGACTGGGCGAGGAGACCGTGGAACTGCTCTACGAAAACGGACTGGTGCGCGACGTGGCGGATCTCTACGACCTGCGCGCCGAACAGCTGGCTCCCCTGCCCCGGCTGGGCGAGAAATCGGCCGACAACATCATCCGTTCGATCGAACGGTCGAAGCAGGTGCCGTTCCAGCGCGTGCTGTTCGGACTGGGCATCCGCTTCGTGGGCGAAACGACGGCCAAATACCTCGCCGAGCACTTCCGGTCGCTGGACGCCGTGATGAAGGCCACGCGCGAGGAGCTGGTGGAGGCCGACGAGGTGGGCGGACGCATCGCCGACGCCATCATCGAGTATTTCGCCGAGGACGAGAACCTGCGGATCATCCGCCGTCTGCGCGACGCAGGGCTGCAATTCGAGGCCGAAGCACGCGAACTGGCTTCGGAGAGCCTGGCGGGCAAGACATTCGTGGTCTCGGGGAAATTCTCGCGCAGCCGCGACGAGATGAAGGAGCTGATCGAAATGCACGGGGGCAAGAACCTCGCGGCGGTGTCGGGCAACGTCGATTACATCGTCGCGGGCGAAAACATGGGCCCCGCGAAGCTGAAAAAGGCCGAGAAACTGGGCGTGAAGATCATCTCCGAGGAGGAGTTCTTCGCCATGATCGAAGGCGGAAGCCCGGCGGAAAAGGCCGCACAGCAGGAACTGTTCTGA
- a CDS encoding leucine-rich repeat domain-containing protein, with translation MVRALSALFVLLCTACGLAEDDRDEDNKYIYLDFYDKAFEAYCLEKFDTNGDGRISHYEAQRVRRMSCPGRGIASLTDIREFFNLRELDCSGNDLTRLDLTACTYLERLDCRDNALVSLDLDGVRGLVWMDCSGNDLPRLDLHSTASLLTLDCRGNALTTLDVASCDANLKADVRSNPGLTTVYCLVSQNISFDGPTELTRL, from the coding sequence ATGGTGCGTGCCCTCTCCGCCCTGTTCGTTCTGCTCTGCACGGCCTGCGGCCTTGCCGAGGACGACCGCGACGAGGACAACAAATACATCTATCTCGATTTTTACGACAAGGCGTTCGAGGCTTACTGCCTCGAAAAGTTCGACACGAACGGCGACGGACGCATTTCGCACTACGAGGCGCAGCGTGTCCGGCGCATGTCGTGCCCCGGGCGGGGCATCGCGTCGCTGACCGACATCCGGGAGTTCTTCAACCTTCGGGAACTCGACTGTTCGGGCAATGACCTTACGCGGCTGGACCTCACGGCCTGCACTTACCTCGAACGGCTCGACTGCCGGGACAATGCGCTCGTGTCGCTCGATCTCGACGGCGTGCGGGGGCTGGTGTGGATGGATTGCAGCGGCAACGATCTGCCGCGTCTCGACCTGCATTCGACGGCCTCGCTGCTGACGCTCGACTGTCGGGGGAACGCCCTCACGACGCTCGACGTGGCTTCGTGCGACGCCAACCTGAAGGCCGATGTGCGCAGCAATCCCGGTCTGACGACGGTCTACTGCCTCGTATCGCAGAACATCTCCTTCGACGGACCGACCGAACTCACCCGCCTGTAA
- a CDS encoding adenylosuccinate synthase, whose protein sequence is MKKVDVILGLQWGDEGKGKVVDVLTPRYEVVARFQGGPNAGHTLEFNGEKYVLRSIPSGIFQGGKTNIIGNGVVIDAILFREEAEALAASGHDLTRQLCISKKAHLILPTHRILDAAYEAAKGSAKIGTTGKGIGPTYTDKVSRNGMRVGDLLSPDFERIYAAAKARHEKILKSLDYQYDITELEKQWFEAVKYLRRFHIIDSEYFVNDCLAQDKSILAEGAQGTLLDVDFGSYPFVTSSNTVCAGVCTGLGVAPNRIGEVYGIFKAYCTRVGSGPFPTELFDETGERLCDIGHEFGAVTGRRRRCGWLDMVALKYSIMINGVTQLIMMKSDVMNDFDTIKVATAYEIGGRTTSEFPYEIDGELKPVYTEFEGWKCDLRKYGRYEEFPEAFKRYVEFIERQTGVPVKIISVGPDRGETIVRPE, encoded by the coding sequence ATGAAAAAAGTTGACGTGATCCTCGGCCTGCAATGGGGTGACGAGGGCAAAGGGAAGGTCGTGGACGTGCTGACGCCCCGCTACGAGGTGGTGGCCCGGTTCCAGGGCGGTCCCAATGCCGGTCACACGTTGGAATTCAACGGCGAGAAGTACGTACTCCGCTCGATACCTTCGGGCATTTTCCAGGGCGGCAAGACCAACATCATCGGCAACGGGGTGGTGATCGACGCCATCCTTTTCCGTGAGGAGGCCGAGGCGCTGGCGGCCAGCGGCCACGACCTGACCCGCCAGCTCTGCATTTCGAAGAAAGCCCACCTGATCCTGCCGACGCACCGCATCCTCGACGCGGCCTACGAGGCGGCCAAGGGCAGCGCCAAGATCGGCACCACGGGCAAGGGCATCGGCCCGACCTATACGGACAAGGTGAGCCGCAACGGCATGCGTGTCGGCGATTTGCTGAGCCCCGATTTCGAGCGGATCTACGCCGCGGCCAAGGCGCGTCACGAGAAAATTCTGAAAAGCCTCGATTACCAATACGACATCACCGAACTGGAGAAGCAGTGGTTCGAGGCGGTGAAATACCTCCGCCGCTTCCACATCATCGACAGCGAATATTTCGTCAACGACTGCCTCGCGCAGGACAAGTCGATTCTGGCCGAAGGCGCCCAGGGAACGCTGCTGGACGTGGATTTCGGCTCCTATCCGTTCGTGACCTCCTCGAACACGGTCTGCGCGGGCGTCTGCACCGGACTGGGCGTCGCTCCGAACCGCATCGGCGAGGTGTACGGCATTTTCAAGGCTTACTGTACGCGCGTGGGCAGCGGGCCGTTCCCCACGGAGCTCTTCGACGAGACGGGCGAGCGGCTGTGCGACATCGGCCACGAGTTCGGAGCCGTCACGGGACGCCGCCGCCGCTGCGGATGGCTGGACATGGTGGCCCTGAAATATTCGATCATGATCAACGGCGTGACGCAGCTCATCATGATGAAGTCCGACGTGATGAACGACTTCGACACGATCAAGGTGGCCACGGCCTACGAGATCGGCGGGCGCACGACCTCGGAATTCCCCTACGAGATCGACGGGGAGCTCAAACCGGTCTACACCGAGTTCGAGGGGTGGAAATGCGACCTGCGCAAGTACGGCCGTTACGAGGAGTTCCCCGAGGCGTTCAAGCGTTACGTGGAGTTCATCGAGCGTCAGACGGGCGTCCCCGTGAAGATCATCTCGGTAGGTCCCGACCGCGGCGAAACCATTGTCCGTCCGGAGTAA
- a CDS encoding electron transfer flavoprotein subunit beta/FixA family protein yields MQQQNLKILVLAKQVPDTRNVGKDAMTPEGTVNRAALPAIFNPEDLNALEAALRLKDRVEGSTVHILTMGPQRAADIIRDAMFRGADGGYLLSGREFAGSDTLATSYALSCALKKIAPDVIFAGRQAIDGDTAQVGPQVAEKLGLPQVTYAEEIVEVKAGALVIKRRLEHGTEVVECPIPAVVTVNASAAECRPRNAKRVMKYKGALAGSEIAAAPESPAAQRAAAKEYLQIVEWAAADVDPDPGQLGLAGSPTKVKKIENVVFAAKEAKKLTAADEDINSLMVELIASHTLG; encoded by the coding sequence ATGCAACAACAAAACCTCAAAATTCTTGTTTTGGCCAAGCAGGTGCCCGACACCCGCAACGTGGGCAAGGACGCGATGACCCCCGAAGGGACGGTCAACCGCGCGGCGCTTCCGGCCATTTTCAATCCCGAGGACCTCAATGCGCTGGAAGCCGCCCTGCGGCTGAAAGACCGCGTCGAGGGTTCCACGGTCCATATTCTCACGATGGGGCCGCAGCGTGCCGCCGACATCATCCGCGACGCGATGTTCCGCGGCGCCGACGGCGGTTACCTGCTTTCGGGCCGCGAATTCGCCGGCTCGGATACGCTGGCCACCTCTTACGCCCTTTCGTGCGCCTTGAAGAAGATCGCTCCCGACGTGATCTTCGCAGGCCGTCAGGCCATCGACGGCGACACCGCGCAGGTGGGCCCGCAGGTCGCCGAGAAACTCGGCCTTCCGCAGGTGACCTACGCCGAGGAGATCGTCGAGGTCAAGGCGGGCGCGCTGGTCATCAAGCGCCGTCTGGAGCACGGCACCGAGGTCGTCGAGTGCCCGATTCCGGCCGTCGTGACGGTCAACGCTTCGGCCGCCGAGTGCCGCCCGCGCAACGCCAAGCGCGTGATGAAATACAAGGGCGCTTTGGCAGGTTCCGAGATCGCTGCGGCTCCCGAATCGCCCGCCGCACAGCGTGCCGCCGCGAAAGAGTATCTGCAAATCGTGGAGTGGGCCGCTGCCGATGTCGATCCCGATCCCGGACAACTCGGCCTCGCGGGTTCGCCCACGAAGGTCAAGAAGATCGAGAACGTGGTTTTCGCCGCCAAGGAGGCCAAAAAACTCACGGCCGCCGACGAGGATATCAATTCACTGATGGTTGAACTTATTGCGAGCCACACGCTCGGTTAA
- a CDS encoding electron transfer flavoprotein subunit alpha/FixB family protein — protein sequence MNNIFVYIEMEGGKVADVSLELLTKGRELADRLGVKLEAVVLGHELAGIAAELAKYGADTVWTADDELFAPFRTLPHTAVLCGLIEQEKPQIALFGATPVGRDFAPRVSSALHSGLTADCTQLEIGDHKDPKTGKEYKDLLYQIRPAFGGNIIATIVNPDHRPQMATVREGVMRKELAAKPGAGEVKPIDWKKFVKDTDLVVKIVDRQIEERKIDIKGAGIIVAGGYGMGSKENFKLVHDLADVLGGEVGASRAAVDAGFTEHARQVGQTGVTVRPKLYIACGISGQIQHTAGMDQSSMVISINTDPEAPINKIADYAITGDVNEIIPKMIKYYKQNSK from the coding sequence ATGAACAATATATTCGTATATATCGAGATGGAGGGCGGCAAGGTCGCCGATGTGAGCCTCGAACTGTTGACCAAGGGCCGCGAGCTGGCCGACCGCCTCGGGGTGAAACTCGAAGCCGTCGTGCTGGGTCACGAACTGGCGGGTATCGCCGCCGAGCTGGCCAAATACGGCGCCGACACGGTGTGGACCGCCGATGACGAACTCTTCGCCCCGTTCCGCACGCTGCCCCATACGGCCGTGCTGTGCGGGCTGATCGAACAGGAGAAACCCCAGATCGCACTCTTCGGCGCTACGCCCGTGGGCCGCGACTTCGCACCCCGCGTATCGTCGGCGCTGCATAGCGGCCTGACGGCCGACTGCACGCAGCTGGAGATCGGCGACCACAAGGACCCCAAGACGGGCAAGGAGTACAAGGACCTTCTCTATCAGATCCGTCCCGCCTTCGGCGGCAACATCATCGCCACGATCGTCAACCCCGACCACCGTCCCCAGATGGCGACGGTCCGCGAGGGCGTGATGCGCAAGGAGCTCGCCGCCAAACCGGGCGCCGGCGAGGTGAAGCCGATCGACTGGAAGAAATTCGTCAAGGACACGGACCTCGTGGTGAAGATCGTCGATCGTCAGATCGAGGAGCGCAAGATCGACATCAAGGGTGCCGGCATCATCGTCGCCGGCGGCTACGGCATGGGTTCGAAGGAGAACTTCAAGCTGGTGCACGACCTGGCCGACGTGCTGGGCGGCGAAGTGGGCGCCAGCCGCGCCGCCGTCGATGCGGGCTTCACGGAGCATGCGCGCCAGGTGGGCCAGACGGGTGTCACGGTGCGTCCGAAACTCTACATCGCCTGCGGTATTTCGGGGCAGATTCAGCACACGGCCGGCATGGACCAGTCGTCGATGGTGATCTCGATCAACACCGATCCCGAGGCTCCGATCAACAAGATCGCCGACTACGCCATCACGGGCGATGTCAATGAGATTATCCCCAAGATGATCAAGTACTATAAACAAAATTCGAAGTAA